In the Peptoclostridium acidaminophilum DSM 3953 genome, one interval contains:
- the smc gene encoding chromosome segregation protein SMC, translated as MYLKKIELRGFKSFPNKTEILFNSGITSIVGPNGSGKSNISDAVRWVLGEQSIKSLRGEKSEDVIFSGTDSKNPMSFAEVSITIDNCDRILDIDYSEITIKRRVYRSGESEYSINSQQCRLRDIKEMLLSTGIGKEGYSIIEQGKIDEILSGNQSARRRLFDEATGISKYRYKKEEAQRKLEKTRENLERINDIYYEIEKHIRPLEAQRNKALRYTQVESELRSLEVRSFALQIKKLEEELKAVDETLRAAENESIRLEEQKACEYDEYALFKSKHADACERLEKLSQGMYSVKEAIEKTASQIRLYAEKKSSVQNLVQKNDSELCEARASSEELSNELELSKARLAEFKNEMSLLISSRDKVRDESSLSSSDITNGELEIEELKNRAIELLEEKNARAVRISSEKAIIDAALRRRGELDKDKAELCSLNTLRENEAAVLKDRLDTLKASCEEAKAQNREKREALSDASKSIAELAEGIRSLQLEIKDKSSRLAVYESMERQLEGYNRGVKEALTSGIAGIEDVVANIIDVEREHETAIEIALGAALQNIITTDEESAKRTVEYLKQKGYGRATFLPLSVYAKKVHGALEIGEGLEGFIGIASALVGCSDKYRPVVESLLGKTLVVSDMDCAIAANRKTGYRHRLVTLDGQIFNPGGSISGGSVKKAQNSILSRSRIIDEFKCEIEKLQSELLKAHSQEESLKTNHAQIDIDLRAGLGRLGDIEKEILRVSAQIEGAVSSMKESGDKAQRLIAESERISSEIQIHNERAILAEKETREIELKIADIQERLKAETETIREKSAAKEASEKELSQMEAKIAGLEAYMAAGEGEVERLRSALESKGARQKALEGENASLVAQLESLGKSSSNSEGELAYMETELRQMDLQISELSGEKIMLEKSVEEKLGNVRRLEEAYAASREELIKAQTRRAGIQREYEGICDTLYESYAMTYEEALQESQEGDIPDSARIRQLKSEIREIGSVNLESIEEYEKEKERYELYKSQKSDMENSIGELEGLIESIESSMTSEFMANFEKINSKFETVFTELFGGGGAQLRLENPQAVLESDIEIDVMPPGKKLKSITLMSGGEKALTAIAVMFSILLTKPTPFCILDEIEAALDDSNIARFGVFLKTLSSNTQFVAITHRMGTMEVSDYIYGVTMEENGISKLLTLKLEDAERFADEKTS; from the coding sequence ATGTATCTGAAGAAAATAGAGCTTAGGGGCTTTAAATCTTTTCCGAACAAGACCGAGATTCTCTTCAACAGCGGGATTACCTCCATAGTGGGACCCAACGGGAGCGGAAAAAGCAATATTTCAGATGCAGTCAGATGGGTGCTTGGCGAGCAGAGCATCAAAAGTCTTCGAGGCGAAAAGTCGGAGGATGTTATTTTTTCGGGGACGGACTCGAAAAATCCCATGTCATTTGCAGAGGTATCAATAACAATAGACAACTGCGATCGCATACTTGACATCGACTACTCTGAAATAACCATAAAGCGAAGGGTCTACAGATCCGGAGAGAGCGAATATTCAATAAATTCCCAGCAATGCAGGCTCAGGGATATAAAGGAGATGCTCCTGAGCACAGGTATAGGCAAGGAAGGCTACTCGATAATAGAACAGGGCAAGATAGACGAGATACTTTCAGGAAACCAAAGCGCCAGACGCAGGCTATTTGACGAGGCTACCGGAATATCAAAATACAGGTACAAAAAGGAAGAGGCCCAAAGAAAGCTGGAAAAGACCAGGGAGAATCTCGAAAGAATAAACGACATATACTATGAAATAGAAAAGCACATAAGACCGCTAGAGGCGCAAAGAAACAAGGCGCTCAGGTACACTCAGGTCGAGAGTGAACTCAGAAGCCTCGAGGTCAGGAGCTTTGCCTTGCAGATTAAAAAGCTGGAAGAAGAGCTCAAGGCTGTAGACGAGACTTTGCGGGCCGCGGAAAACGAAAGCATTCGTCTTGAAGAGCAAAAGGCATGCGAGTATGACGAGTACGCACTTTTCAAGAGCAAGCATGCAGACGCCTGTGAAAGGCTTGAAAAGTTAAGCCAGGGCATGTATTCCGTCAAGGAGGCCATTGAGAAGACGGCCTCGCAAATCAGACTATACGCTGAAAAAAAATCCAGCGTGCAGAATCTGGTTCAAAAAAATGACAGTGAGCTTTGCGAGGCAAGGGCTTCCTCAGAAGAGCTCTCTAACGAGCTGGAGCTGTCAAAAGCAAGGCTGGCTGAATTCAAAAATGAGATGTCGCTACTCATTTCAAGCAGGGACAAGGTGCGGGACGAGAGCAGCCTTAGCTCTTCGGATATTACAAATGGCGAGCTGGAGATAGAAGAGCTCAAAAACAGGGCCATAGAACTGCTTGAAGAGAAGAATGCGCGCGCTGTCAGAATTTCAAGCGAAAAAGCCATCATTGATGCGGCGCTCAGGCGAAGAGGCGAGCTGGATAAGGATAAAGCGGAGCTTTGCTCTTTGAATACACTCAGGGAGAATGAAGCGGCCGTCTTGAAAGACAGGCTGGATACTCTAAAGGCTTCCTGCGAGGAGGCAAAGGCCCAAAACAGGGAAAAAAGAGAAGCTCTAAGCGATGCTTCAAAAAGCATCGCAGAGCTTGCTGAAGGCATCAGGAGCCTGCAGCTTGAGATAAAGGATAAAAGCTCAAGGCTCGCTGTTTATGAATCCATGGAGCGCCAGCTGGAGGGCTATAACAGGGGCGTAAAGGAAGCGCTCACAAGCGGAATAGCAGGCATAGAAGATGTGGTGGCTAACATTATTGATGTGGAGCGTGAGCATGAGACAGCTATAGAAATTGCGCTCGGCGCAGCTTTGCAAAACATAATCACTACGGACGAGGAGTCTGCAAAACGTACTGTTGAATATCTAAAACAAAAAGGATACGGCAGGGCCACATTTTTGCCGCTGAGCGTCTACGCAAAAAAAGTCCATGGCGCCCTTGAAATAGGTGAAGGGCTCGAGGGTTTCATAGGAATTGCCAGCGCTCTTGTCGGGTGCAGCGACAAATACAGGCCGGTAGTCGAGAGCCTTCTGGGCAAGACACTAGTTGTAAGCGACATGGACTGCGCCATAGCGGCAAACAGAAAAACAGGCTACAGGCACAGGCTAGTGACGCTAGACGGCCAGATTTTCAATCCGGGAGGCTCAATAAGCGGAGGCTCCGTGAAAAAAGCTCAAAACAGCATACTCTCAAGAAGCAGGATAATAGATGAATTCAAGTGTGAAATAGAAAAGCTCCAGAGCGAACTCCTAAAGGCACACTCGCAGGAGGAGAGTCTCAAAACAAACCATGCCCAAATTGATATAGACTTGCGTGCAGGTCTGGGCAGGCTGGGTGACATTGAAAAAGAAATTCTAAGGGTGAGCGCGCAGATAGAGGGCGCTGTAAGTTCCATGAAGGAATCAGGCGACAAGGCTCAAAGGCTTATTGCAGAAAGCGAGCGTATAAGCAGCGAAATCCAAATCCATAATGAGAGAGCCATACTGGCTGAAAAGGAAACAAGGGAAATAGAGCTTAAAATCGCAGACATACAGGAGCGGCTTAAAGCAGAAACCGAAACGATAAGGGAAAAAAGCGCAGCAAAAGAGGCCAGCGAAAAGGAGCTCAGCCAAATGGAGGCTAAGATTGCAGGACTTGAAGCATACATGGCTGCCGGAGAAGGCGAAGTGGAAAGGCTGCGCAGCGCGCTGGAGTCAAAAGGCGCAAGGCAAAAGGCGCTGGAAGGCGAAAATGCAAGCCTTGTGGCGCAACTGGAGAGTCTTGGCAAGAGCAGCTCAAACTCAGAGGGCGAGCTGGCATACATGGAGACAGAGCTAAGGCAGATGGATTTGCAAATCAGCGAGCTTTCAGGCGAAAAAATAATGCTTGAAAAGAGCGTGGAGGAAAAGCTGGGGAATGTCAGAAGGCTCGAGGAAGCATACGCAGCATCCAGAGAGGAGCTCATAAAAGCCCAGACAAGAAGAGCAGGCATTCAAAGAGAGTACGAAGGCATATGCGATACATTGTATGAAAGCTACGCGATGACATACGAGGAAGCTTTGCAGGAAAGCCAGGAAGGCGATATTCCAGACAGCGCCAGAATAAGGCAGCTGAAGAGTGAAATAAGGGAGATAGGAAGCGTAAACCTGGAATCCATAGAGGAGTATGAAAAGGAAAAGGAAAGGTACGAGCTCTACAAGTCTCAAAAGAGCGATATGGAAAACTCTATTGGTGAGCTTGAAGGCCTCATAGAAAGCATCGAGAGCAGTATGACCAGCGAATTCATGGCCAATTTCGAAAAGATAAACTCGAAGTTCGAGACTGTATTTACGGAGCTCTTCGGGGGCGGAGGAGCGCAGCTTCGGCTTGAGAATCCTCAGGCAGTGCTGGAAAGCGACATAGAAATTGACGTAATGCCCCCCGGCAAAAAATTAAAAAGCATAACTCTAATGTCTGGAGGAGAAAAGGCGCTTACAGCAATTGCAGTGATGTTTTCCATACTGCTCACAAAGCCGACACCGTTTTGCATACTTGATGAAATAGAGGCGGCGCTTGACGATTCGAATATAGCAAGATTCGGCGTATTTCTAAAGACGCTCTCGTCCAATACACAGTTTGTTGCAATAACACACAGAATGGGCACCATGGAGGTTTCCGACTACATATACGGAGTGACCATGGAGGAGAATGGAATATCAAAGCTGCTCACGCTCAAGCTGGAAGATGCAGAAAGGTTTGCAGACGAAAAAACAAGTTAG
- the ftsY gene encoding signal recognition particle-docking protein FtsY: protein MFKKLFNKITGKGEEKPQEVEEALQEEVETQGEDVQEEAQEEVQEDSAEESLQESEIEEPEAVTLEAESAIEYEAVHEEKPEPEELMPESGEIEPAQEEAEEAEAEEPEVYETIEPVTAEAEPALEESEEVEKGFNLFARLKEGLEKTKKGITEKIDVILKSYKGVDEELFEEIEEVLITSDMGFDTTIKIIDALRAKVKEKKIIEAEGVREALKEVIVEMLEGSEPLVEATPAIIMVVGVNGVGKTTTIGKLANRFKKEGKSVMLAAGDTFRAAAIDQLEVWSGRVGVELIRHSEGSDPGAVIFDAIQAAKSRKADVLICDTAGRLHNKKNLMNELGKIFKIVDREYPDANREVLLVLDATTGQNAIQQAKTFSEVADITGIVLTKLDGTAKGGVILAVKSEIDVPVKLIGVGEKLEDLQDFDARSFVEALFD, encoded by the coding sequence ATGTTCAAAAAATTATTCAACAAGATAACCGGAAAAGGCGAAGAAAAGCCTCAGGAGGTTGAAGAGGCGCTGCAGGAGGAAGTGGAAACACAAGGGGAAGATGTTCAGGAAGAAGCGCAGGAAGAGGTTCAGGAAGATAGCGCAGAGGAAAGCCTTCAGGAAAGCGAGATTGAAGAGCCAGAAGCTGTAACTCTCGAAGCTGAAAGCGCGATAGAATATGAAGCTGTTCATGAAGAAAAGCCTGAACCAGAGGAATTAATGCCTGAATCTGGAGAAATTGAGCCAGCCCAAGAAGAAGCAGAGGAGGCTGAAGCAGAAGAACCAGAGGTATACGAGACTATCGAGCCTGTGACAGCTGAGGCGGAGCCTGCTCTGGAAGAAAGCGAGGAGGTTGAAAAGGGCTTCAATCTTTTTGCGAGGCTTAAGGAAGGTCTTGAAAAGACAAAAAAAGGCATAACTGAAAAGATCGATGTCATACTCAAGTCTTACAAGGGAGTCGATGAGGAGCTTTTCGAGGAAATCGAGGAAGTGCTCATAACTTCTGACATGGGCTTTGATACGACCATAAAGATAATTGACGCGCTTAGAGCCAAGGTCAAGGAGAAGAAAATAATCGAGGCCGAAGGCGTGAGGGAGGCGCTAAAGGAAGTAATAGTAGAGATGCTAGAGGGCAGTGAGCCGCTTGTCGAGGCAACTCCGGCTATAATAATGGTGGTGGGAGTCAACGGAGTAGGTAAAACGACCACGATAGGCAAGCTTGCCAACAGGTTCAAGAAAGAGGGCAAGAGTGTCATGCTCGCAGCAGGCGACACCTTCAGGGCTGCGGCAATAGACCAGCTTGAGGTATGGTCTGGCCGCGTGGGCGTAGAGCTCATAAGGCACAGCGAAGGCTCGGATCCTGGAGCCGTCATATTTGACGCCATACAAGCTGCAAAATCAAGAAAGGCAGACGTGCTCATATGCGACACCGCAGGAAGGCTTCACAATAAGAAAAACCTTATGAATGAGCTGGGCAAGATATTCAAGATTGTAGACAGAGAGTATCCTGATGCCAATAGGGAAGTGCTGCTCGTGCTCGATGCGACAACCGGCCAAAACGCTATACAGCAGGCCAAGACGTTCAGCGAAGTGGCGGATATAACAGGGATAGTTCTCACAAAGCTTGACGGGACAGCAAAAGGCGGGGTCATTCTGGCTGTGAAGTCGGAAATAGACGTGCCGGTAAAGCTAATAGGTGTGGGAGAAAAACTAGAGGACCTGCAGGACTTTGATGCGAGGAGCTTTGTTGAGGCGCTGTTCGATTAA
- the ylxM gene encoding YlxM family DNA-binding protein: MDLDKVVEISVLFDFYGELLTDKQKDVVNLYYNEDYSLSEISENLQISRQAVYDTLKRAVKILKEYECKLRLLEKLYSRNDLVEEINEGLAQLGDMAGDAGCSEMADLIQRLKDCCRELLK, translated from the coding sequence ATGGACCTGGATAAAGTAGTGGAAATTTCAGTCTTGTTTGATTTTTATGGCGAACTTCTCACTGACAAGCAAAAGGACGTAGTCAACCTTTACTACAACGAGGATTACTCGCTGAGCGAGATAAGTGAGAATCTCCAGATATCAAGGCAGGCGGTATATGATACATTAAAGAGAGCAGTAAAGATACTCAAGGAGTACGAATGCAAGCTAAGGCTTCTAGAAAAGCTCTACAGTCGTAATGACCTTGTCGAAGAGATAAACGAAGGCCTTGCGCAGCTGGGTGACATGGCAGGAGATGCGGGCTGCAGCGAGATGGCCGATTTGATACAAAGACTAAAAGATTGCTGCAGGGAGTTGTTGAAATGA
- the ffh gene encoding signal recognition particle protein, protein MIFEGLAEKLQNTLGKLKGKGKLNEKDVNDAMREVKLALLEADVNFKVVKQFVEKVKERAIGQEVMESLTPGQHVIKIVNEELTNLMGNVQSKINFSSRPPTVIMLVGLQGAGKTTTAGKLGGYLKKQGKKPLLVACDIYRPAAIKQLKVVGEQLGIPVFELGDQKSPVDIAREGLEKSKIDGNDVLIIDTAGRLHIDTELMDELVNIKQSIRPHEILLVIDSMTGQDAVNVAESFNSALGIDGVILTKLDGDTRGGAALSVKAVTQKPIKFAGIGEKLDELEPFYPDRIASRILGMGDILGLIEKAQANIDEKKAKELEQRIRKQQFTFEDFLEQLEQVKKLGPLNKILEMMPGMGQMKQLKDIDFDDKEIVKVQAIIQSMTRQERNDPDILNASRKKRIARGSGTSVQEVNRLLKQFEQTKKMMKKFAGMEKSFKKGRQCKVSFLLA, encoded by the coding sequence ATGATTTTTGAAGGTTTAGCAGAAAAACTCCAAAACACGCTTGGCAAGCTTAAGGGCAAGGGTAAGCTTAACGAAAAAGACGTCAATGACGCCATGAGAGAAGTCAAGCTTGCGCTGCTTGAGGCGGATGTCAACTTCAAGGTGGTAAAGCAGTTTGTTGAAAAAGTCAAGGAAAGAGCCATCGGCCAGGAGGTCATGGAAAGCCTTACGCCTGGCCAGCATGTCATAAAGATTGTAAACGAAGAGCTTACAAATCTCATGGGCAACGTCCAGAGCAAAATCAACTTTTCCTCAAGACCGCCTACTGTAATAATGCTGGTGGGACTTCAGGGAGCAGGTAAGACTACTACTGCAGGCAAGCTCGGAGGCTATCTCAAAAAGCAGGGGAAAAAGCCTCTGCTGGTGGCATGCGACATATACAGGCCTGCTGCTATAAAGCAGCTCAAGGTGGTAGGCGAGCAGCTGGGGATTCCCGTGTTCGAGCTGGGAGACCAAAAGAGCCCTGTTGATATAGCCAGGGAAGGACTTGAGAAATCCAAAATTGACGGCAACGATGTTCTGATAATAGATACTGCGGGAAGACTTCACATAGACACGGAGCTTATGGACGAGCTTGTAAACATAAAGCAGTCTATAAGGCCGCATGAGATACTGCTTGTGATAGACTCCATGACAGGCCAGGATGCAGTAAACGTAGCTGAGAGCTTCAATAGCGCCCTTGGAATCGACGGTGTGATACTCACCAAGCTTGACGGCGACACAAGGGGCGGAGCGGCGCTTTCTGTAAAGGCTGTAACTCAAAAACCCATCAAGTTTGCCGGAATAGGCGAAAAGCTCGACGAGCTTGAACCGTTTTATCCTGACAGGATTGCTTCGAGGATACTTGGAATGGGAGACATTCTGGGACTCATTGAAAAGGCGCAGGCCAACATCGATGAGAAAAAGGCCAAGGAGCTAGAGCAGAGGATAAGAAAGCAGCAGTTCACATTCGAGGATTTCCTGGAGCAGCTCGAGCAGGTCAAAAAGCTTGGACCGCTCAACAAGATACTTGAAATGATGCCGGGCATGGGCCAGATGAAGCAGCTTAAGGATATCGACTTTGATGACAAGGAGATTGTCAAGGTGCAGGCCATAATACAGTCGATGACAAGGCAGGAGCGAAACGACCCAGACATCCTCAACGCCAGCAGGAAAAAAAGGATAGCCAGGGGAAGCGGCACAAGCGTGCAGGAAGTAAACAGACTGCTCAAGCAGTTCGAGCAGACAAAGAAGATGATGAAGAAGTTTGCAGGCATGGAAAAGAGCTTCAAAAAAGGGAGGCAATGCAAAGTTTCCTTTCTTTTAGCATAA
- a CDS encoding KH domain-containing protein has protein sequence MGELVKIIAKSLVDNPSEVSVNEIEGEHSLVIELKVAADDMGKVIGKQGRIAKAIRTLVKAAATKENKKVIVEIVQ, from the coding sequence ATGGGTGAATTAGTTAAAATAATTGCTAAATCTCTAGTAGACAATCCATCTGAGGTTTCAGTCAATGAGATTGAAGGTGAGCATTCTCTTGTAATAGAATTGAAAGTTGCTGCTGATGATATGGGCAAGGTAATAGGCAAGCAAGGCAGAATAGCTAAAGCCATAAGAACACTAGTAAAGGCGGCAGCCACAAAGGAAAACAAAAAAGTAATAGTTGAAATAGTACAATAA
- the rimM gene encoding ribosome maturation factor RimM (Essential for efficient processing of 16S rRNA): MGVNVKIGQIVSTQGLKGEMRVYPLTDYLERFEEVEGVFLDADFDKKIKIQKVRYKKNLVILKLEGVDTIEQAEMLRNKYIYVPRESRELPEDTYYVDDLVGLKVYLLDGAYVGVMEDVFSTAGANDVYVIKSEEGREIMIPAVGEFVKEIDIPGGRIVIDPIEGMI; this comes from the coding sequence ATGGGAGTCAACGTCAAAATTGGCCAGATTGTCAGTACGCAGGGCCTTAAGGGCGAAATGAGAGTCTATCCGCTAACCGACTATTTGGAGAGGTTCGAAGAGGTCGAAGGGGTGTTCCTGGATGCGGATTTTGACAAGAAGATCAAGATACAAAAGGTCAGATACAAAAAAAATCTCGTAATACTTAAGCTCGAGGGTGTAGACACCATAGAGCAGGCGGAGATGCTCAGGAACAAGTATATATATGTCCCGAGGGAAAGCAGGGAGCTGCCGGAAGACACATACTACGTCGATGACCTTGTGGGGCTTAAGGTGTACCTGCTTGACGGCGCCTACGTGGGTGTCATGGAGGATGTCTTCAGCACGGCAGGCGCAAACGACGTATACGTCATAAAGTCCGAGGAAGGCAGGGAAATAATGATTCCGGCTGTCGGGGAGTTTGTAAAGGAAATAGATATCCCCGGAGGAAGGATTGTAATCGACCCTATAGAGGGGATGATATAA
- the trmD gene encoding tRNA (guanosine(37)-N1)-methyltransferase TrmD, which produces MNFHFLTIFPEMIDNYASESIIKRASESGAISVKTWNIRDYSKNKHKKVDDYPYGGGSGMVMTAQPIYDAYKDMLEREGIEKPHVIYMSPKGRVFSQGVAIELAKHSDIVFLCGHYEGVDQRIIDMIVDDEISIGDYVLTGGELPALVVMDAVSRMIPGVLGSEDSHMDESFMEGMLEYPHYTRPAQFMGRCVPDVLLSGDHKKIEEWRKDRSHEITSKRRPDLLEK; this is translated from the coding sequence ATGAATTTCCACTTCCTTACGATTTTTCCGGAAATGATAGACAACTATGCAAGCGAGAGCATAATAAAAAGAGCCTCGGAGAGCGGAGCTATAAGCGTCAAGACATGGAATATCAGGGACTATTCAAAAAATAAGCACAAGAAGGTTGATGATTATCCTTACGGCGGCGGAAGCGGCATGGTAATGACAGCGCAGCCGATATACGACGCCTACAAGGACATGCTCGAAAGGGAAGGCATAGAAAAGCCGCATGTGATATACATGTCCCCGAAGGGGAGGGTGTTTAGCCAGGGCGTGGCCATTGAGCTTGCAAAGCACTCGGATATAGTCTTCCTGTGCGGCCACTATGAGGGCGTAGACCAGAGGATAATCGACATGATTGTGGACGATGAGATATCGATAGGCGACTATGTGCTTACAGGTGGTGAGCTGCCTGCACTCGTGGTTATGGACGCGGTATCGAGGATGATACCCGGCGTGCTTGGCAGTGAAGATTCGCACATGGACGAGTCGTTTATGGAGGGAATGCTCGAATATCCCCACTACACAAGACCTGCGCAGTTCATGGGCCGCTGCGTTCCAGATGTGCTGCTTTCAGGAGACCACAAGAAGATAGAAGAGTGGAGGAAAGACCGTTCACATGAGATAACAAGCAAGAGAAGGCCTGACCTTCTTGAAAAATAG
- the rplS gene encoding 50S ribosomal protein L19 produces MDIIRSIEQEQLRSDLPSFGAGDTVKVHIKVTEGKRERIQVYEGVVIKRQGGGNRETFTVRKISFGVGVEKIFPVHSPVIEKIEVTRKGKVRRAKIYYLRERTGKRAKVKEAKK; encoded by the coding sequence ATGGATATAATAAGAAGCATTGAACAAGAGCAGCTTAGAAGCGATCTGCCGTCATTCGGAGCAGGAGACACAGTAAAGGTGCACATCAAGGTAACAGAGGGTAAAAGAGAGAGAATCCAGGTTTACGAAGGCGTTGTAATCAAAAGACAAGGCGGCGGAAACAGAGAGACTTTCACAGTTAGAAAAATATCTTTCGGCGTAGGCGTTGAGAAGATATTCCCTGTTCACTCACCTGTAATCGAGAAAATCGAAGTTACAAGAAAAGGTAAAGTTAGAAGAGCGAAGATATACTATCTACGTGAAAGAACTGGTAAGAGAGCAAAAGTTAAAGAAGCCAAGAAGTAA
- the ylqF gene encoding ribosome biogenesis GTPase YlqF, with protein sequence MENINWFPGHMKKTRDLLRDNLKLVDVVIEILDSRIPISSKNPEIDKIIDGKAKVVVLNKLDLSDPAKTEQWKKYFKNNGSRAIFLDSIKGVGIDALISECRLAASEKMSQLASRGRNERAIRVMIVGIPNVGKSSLINKLSGKKSAKVGNRPGVTRGKQWVKLKGDLEMLDTPGILWPKFEDQSVALNLAFTGAIKDEVLDSETVALRLIEKLSLIEPEKLKTRFALEELGETPLETMDAIGKKRGCIISKSEIDYERVAGIILHEFRSAKIGRITLETPDDLQKVEKD encoded by the coding sequence ATGGAAAATATTAACTGGTTCCCGGGCCACATGAAAAAAACCAGGGATCTTTTGCGCGATAACCTCAAGCTTGTTGACGTTGTAATAGAAATACTAGACAGCAGAATACCAATAAGCAGCAAAAACCCTGAGATAGATAAGATAATAGACGGCAAGGCGAAGGTCGTAGTGCTTAACAAGCTCGACCTGTCAGATCCGGCAAAGACGGAGCAGTGGAAAAAATACTTCAAGAATAATGGCAGCAGGGCAATATTCCTGGATTCGATAAAAGGCGTCGGCATAGATGCACTTATATCAGAGTGCCGCCTGGCCGCGAGCGAAAAGATGAGCCAACTTGCAAGCAGGGGCAGAAACGAGCGCGCCATAAGGGTCATGATAGTAGGAATACCAAACGTAGGCAAGTCGTCCCTCATAAATAAGCTTTCAGGCAAAAAAAGTGCCAAGGTGGGGAACAGGCCGGGAGTTACGAGGGGCAAGCAGTGGGTCAAGCTCAAGGGCGATCTCGAGATGCTTGATACGCCGGGTATACTCTGGCCTAAATTCGAAGACCAGAGCGTAGCTCTCAATCTGGCCTTCACAGGCGCCATAAAGGACGAGGTTCTGGACTCGGAGACCGTAGCCCTTAGACTAATAGAAAAACTCTCGCTAATCGAGCCTGAGAAGCTCAAAACGAGATTCGCACTCGAGGAGTTAGGCGAAACTCCCCTGGAAACAATGGATGCGATAGGCAAAAAAAGAGGCTGCATAATATCAAAAAGTGAAATAGACTACGAAAGGGTCGCAGGAATAATACTCCACGAATTCAGAAGCGCAAAAATAGGGAGGATCACTCTTGAGACGCCAGACGATCTGCAGAAAGTAGAGAAGGATTAA
- a CDS encoding ribonuclease H family protein yields the protein MNLKSIEEQLRGAGREEIIKAIGLLRQDERKTVQKLAEKYEKQLKRAQAERERIEGLKRYERKLMEKGYALVAGIDEAGRGPLAGPVVAAAVILPEDVFIEGVNDSKKTQPSKEGPAV from the coding sequence ATGAATCTTAAATCAATAGAAGAACAGCTAAGGGGAGCAGGCAGGGAGGAGATAATTAAGGCCATAGGGCTTCTGAGGCAGGATGAGAGGAAGACGGTTCAAAAGCTAGCGGAAAAGTACGAAAAGCAGCTTAAGAGGGCGCAGGCTGAAAGGGAAAGGATAGAAGGCTTAAAGCGCTATGAAAGAAAGCTTATGGAAAAGGGGTACGCTTTGGTTGCCGGCATTGACGAAGCCGGCAGAGGCCCGCTGGCAGGCCCCGTGGTTGCCGCGGCAGTAATACTTCCTGAGGACGTTTTCATCGAGGGAGTAAATGACTCCAAAAAAACTCAGCCCTCAAAAGAGGGACCTGCTGTTTGA
- a CDS encoding ribonuclease HII, whose amino-acid sequence MTPKKLSPQKRDLLFDEIKSKAISWGVGIVDNEDIDRINILNATKRAMRLAIAGLDKKPDFLLIDALELNAVGIPQKGIIKGDANSISIASASIIAKVTRDRMMVEYDEKFPGYGFSVHKGYGTKEHYEAISKQGICSIHRRSFLKSIV is encoded by the coding sequence ATGACTCCAAAAAAACTCAGCCCTCAAAAGAGGGACCTGCTGTTTGACGAAATAAAATCAAAGGCAATCTCCTGGGGTGTGGGTATAGTAGACAACGAAGATATAGACAGGATAAACATACTCAACGCCACTAAAAGGGCTATGCGGCTTGCCATAGCCGGGCTTGATAAAAAACCAGACTTTCTCCTCATTGACGCGCTGGAGTTAAACGCGGTGGGAATACCGCAAAAGGGTATTATAAAGGGGGACGCAAATTCGATTTCGATAGCCTCCGCAAGCATAATAGCAAAGGTTACAAGGGACAGAATGATGGTGGAGTACGACGAGAAGTTTCCAGGATACGGCTTTAGCGTACACAAGGGGTATGGCACCAAGGAGCACTACGAAGCGATAAGCAAACAGGGAATATGCAGCATACACAGAAGATCGTTCCTTAAATCAATAGTCTAA
- a CDS encoding EscU/YscU/HrcU family type III secretion system export apparatus switch protein encodes MKPKRGIKIAAALKYDVKKDGAPRLLAKGKGLVAQKILERAQDGGIDVHEDASVAGGLMQLDLGSEIPECLYDAVARILAHIIDIDSKEAGEK; translated from the coding sequence ATGAAGCCTAAGAGGGGTATAAAAATTGCAGCGGCGCTTAAGTATGACGTCAAAAAAGATGGAGCTCCAAGGCTTCTGGCAAAGGGCAAAGGGCTGGTCGCCCAGAAAATACTCGAGCGCGCGCAAGACGGCGGGATTGATGTGCATGAAGATGCCAGCGTGGCAGGCGGCCTTATGCAGCTTGACCTGGGCAGTGAAATACCTGAATGCCTATACGATGCCGTGGCAAGAATACTGGCACACATAATCGACATTGACAGTAAAGAGGCGGGAGAAAAGTGA